A window from Mogibacterium neglectum encodes these proteins:
- the rplJ gene encoding 50S ribosomal protein L10: MSVEAKNAKQLIIDEIKAKFDKSISIVVVDYLGITVAQADELRKTLRENGVNLTVYKNTLVKRAIAGTEYEGLGETLKGSSAFAFCEEDATSSARLLKKAMKQYNKMSFKGGYVDGSVYDAKQVEALADIPSREELIARFMGSIQSPVSQLVRTFKAIADEGAVPAGETAEA; the protein is encoded by the coding sequence ATGTCTGTAGAAGCAAAGAACGCAAAGCAGCTAATTATCGATGAGATTAAGGCAAAATTTGACAAATCCATTTCGATTGTAGTTGTAGACTATCTTGGAATTACAGTAGCTCAGGCTGACGAACTAAGAAAGACTCTTAGAGAGAATGGCGTGAACCTAACTGTATATAAGAACACACTTGTAAAGCGTGCTATCGCTGGAACTGAGTATGAAGGACTTGGTGAAACCCTAAAGGGATCTAGCGCATTCGCATTCTGCGAAGAGGATGCAACATCTTCAGCTAGACTTCTCAAGAAGGCTATGAAACAGTACAACAAGATGTCATTCAAGGGTGGATACGTTGATGGCTCAGTTTATGACGCTAAGCAGGTTGAAGCACTTGCAGATATCCCATCAAGAGAAGAGCTCATCGCTCGCTTCATGGGAAGCATCCAGTCGCCAGTATCGCAGCTTGTTAGAACATTCAAGGCGATCGCTGATGAGGGTGCAGTTCCAGCAGGAGAGACTGCTGAGGCATAA
- the rplL gene encoding 50S ribosomal protein L7/L12: protein MDKNQIIEALKGMTILEINELVQACEEEFGVSATAAVVAAPAAGGGEAAEEQTEFTVVLASAGDQKIKVIKAVREATGLGLKEAKELVDGAPANVKENIEAGEANALKEALEAVGATVELK, encoded by the coding sequence ATGGATAAGAATCAGATCATTGAAGCCCTAAAGGGTATGACCATTCTTGAGATTAACGAGCTCGTTCAGGCTTGCGAAGAGGAATTCGGAGTATCTGCAACTGCAGCTGTAGTTGCAGCACCTGCTGCAGGTGGCGGAGAGGCTGCTGAGGAGCAGACAGAGTTCACGGTAGTTCTTGCTAGCGCTGGGGACCAGAAGATTAAGGTTATCAAGGCAGTTAGAGAAGCTACAGGTCTTGGACTTAAGGAAGCTAAGGAGCTTGTTGATGGAGCACCTGCTAACGTTAAGGAGAACATCGAAGCTGGCGAAGCTAACGCACTTAAGGAAGCTCTCGAGGCAGTTGGAGCTACAGTAGAGCTTAAGTAA